From the genome of bacterium, one region includes:
- a CDS encoding ABC transporter permease, whose amino-acid sequence MELFFKQRGPILEDWKHTFYLWKSTPLAMIGTVIIVIFLCIAIFAPLLTSYNPTAQNMKERLLPPSSQHIFGTDQYGRDVFSRVVYGTRVEVWIIFIVSIISITIGTVVGISAGYFGGVVDEILMRITDMFLAFPRLVLAMVLTAALGPNLTNTMIAIALVDWTVYARLGRAEAMKVKSQPYIEAIKAIGAKDFRIIASHVLPMSISPVVVQLTLRMGTIILTAAGLGFLGLGAQPPTPEWGAIVSDGRSYLVAQWWITTFPGIAIAIVVLGFNLLGDGIRDILDPRLRR is encoded by the coding sequence ATGGAATTATTTTTTAAACAAAGAGGACCCATTCTTGAAGATTGGAAACATACTTTTTATTTATGGAAAAGCACCCCTCTTGCAATGATTGGAACTGTAATAATAGTTATATTTTTATGTATTGCCATCTTTGCGCCACTATTAACTTCTTATAACCCTACTGCCCAAAATATGAAGGAAAGATTACTTCCTCCGAGTTCTCAACACATTTTTGGTACAGATCAATATGGTCGAGATGTATTTAGCCGTGTTGTTTACGGAACAAGAGTTGAGGTGTGGATAATTTTTATCGTATCAATAATAAGCATTACTATTGGTACGGTAGTTGGTATTAGCGCAGGTTATTTTGGAGGAGTTGTTGATGAAATCCTCATGAGAATAACAGATATGTTTTTGGCATTTCCAAGACTAGTATTAGCTATGGTACTGACTGCTGCGCTTGGCCCAAATCTTACTAATACAATGATTGCTATTGCATTGGTAGATTGGACAGTGTATGCCAGACTTGGAAGAGCTGAAGCAATGAAAGTTAAATCCCAACCATATATAGAAGCTATAAAGGCAATAGGAGCAAAAGATTTTAGAATAATAGCCTCTCATGTTTTACCCATGTCTATATCTCCGGTGGTTGTTCAACTGACTTTAAGGATGGGAACTATTATTCTTACTGCAGCCGGTCTTGGCTTTCTTGGACTTGGGGCCCAACCTCCGACACCAGAATGGGGAGCAATCGTAAGTGATGGTCGTAGTTATCTTGTAGCCCAATGGTGGATAACTACTTTTCCTGGTATTGCCATAGCAATTGTCGTTTTAGGTTTTAATCTTTTAG
- a CDS encoding ABC transporter permease, which produces MKLGTYILKRIFLMVIVMLGVATIVFFITHIIPADPVGAILGGNAPIERVDEMRHQLGLDKPIILQFIDYIKGIVHADFGISLKSNRPVLKDIINYFPATIELAIVSMIFAVLVGVFLGVFSAIYRNKSIDHFSRVFSILGVSMPVFWLGLLLLLLFYYHLDWLPGGGRHNLFIFPTHITGLLLLDSIIARDWVVFWDVLRHIILPAFVLGYASAASIARIMRASMLDVLRQDFIRTAKSKGLPKRLVIYRHALKNALIPVVTVIGLSFGSLLSGAVLTETIFSWPGLGRYIVNALLVLDYPAVTGGTLFIAFIYSLANLLVDISYATLDPRMRV; this is translated from the coding sequence TTTTAATGGTCATTGTTATGTTGGGAGTAGCGACGATCGTTTTTTTTATAACTCATATTATTCCCGCAGACCCAGTTGGAGCGATATTAGGTGGGAATGCCCCCATAGAACGCGTTGATGAAATGAGACATCAACTTGGTTTGGATAAACCGATAATATTACAGTTCATTGATTATATAAAGGGCATAGTTCATGCAGATTTTGGAATATCTCTCAAATCAAATCGGCCTGTCTTAAAAGATATAATAAATTATTTCCCAGCTACCATTGAATTGGCAATTGTTTCTATGATTTTTGCTGTATTGGTTGGTGTATTTCTCGGTGTATTTTCTGCCATCTATCGAAATAAGTCTATTGACCATTTTTCAAGGGTATTTTCGATATTAGGTGTATCGATGCCGGTTTTTTGGCTCGGTTTATTACTGTTATTATTGTTTTATTATCATCTTGATTGGCTCCCGGGTGGAGGCAGACACAATCTTTTTATTTTTCCTACTCATATTACCGGACTTTTACTATTAGATTCTATTATTGCGAGAGATTGGGTAGTTTTTTGGGACGTGCTTCGTCATATTATACTTCCCGCATTCGTTCTCGGCTATGCTTCGGCTGCATCAATAGCGAGAATAATGAGGGCAAGTATGTTAGATGTTCTTAGACAAGATTTTATAAGAACAGCTAAATCAAAAGGACTTCCAAAAAGATTGGTAATATATCGTCACGCCCTTAAGAATGCACTTATACCTGTTGTCACCGTAATAGGTCTTTCCTTTGGAAGCCTTTTAAGCGGTGCTGTACTTACTGAAACTATCTTTAGTTGGCCTGGTTTAGGAAGATATATTGTAAACGCTTTACTCGTATTAGATTATCCAGCTGTAACAGGAGGAACTCTATTTATTGCGTTTATTTATTCTCTTGCCAACCTCCTTGTAGATATTTCTTATGCTACTCTTGACCCAAGAATGAGAGTTTAA